One Candidatus Methylacidiphilales bacterium DNA segment encodes these proteins:
- a CDS encoding small basic protein, whose amino-acid sequence MGVRVSPSAHHPKKLHQQKPQNPIHPMSQHRSLRSKAATMAKRNVLKRIERIDLMKKRGQWKEGQPVIGLPKTKPE is encoded by the coding sequence ATGGGAGTTCGAGTCTCCCCGAGTGCACATCACCCAAAAAAACTCCATCAACAAAAACCCCAAAACCCCATCCACCCTATGTCCCAACACCGCAGCCTACGATCCAAAGCAGCCACCATGGCCAAACGCAACGTCCTCAAACGCATCGAACGCATCGACCTCATGAAAAAACGCGGCCAATGGAAAGAAGGTCAACCCGTCATCGGCCTCCCCAAGACTAAACCCGAATAA
- a CDS encoding rRNA pseudouridine synthase, with protein sequence MPPIRLNRFLAQAGLGSRRAVETLILQGLIAVNGQITRSLATQIHPTDTVTYRGRPLTPARPIYAILHKPKGYTCTASPQHAEKTIYQLLPRHWPRTFYVGRLDKQSEGLLLITNDGAWAHTLTHPRYKIPKIYHVTLDRPYDPTHTKKLTHGFPIPGGYAQCQHVQPLSPRTLRITLTQGLNRQIRHMLYRLGYEVERLIRVQFGPITLKGLPKGHYRLLTPKEIHALSKAPEKKPTKKLDATPPPNNIPSPHPKTTPNN encoded by the coding sequence TTGCCCCCCATCCGCCTCAACCGCTTCCTCGCCCAAGCAGGCCTCGGCTCACGCCGCGCCGTCGAAACCCTCATCCTCCAAGGCCTCATCGCCGTCAACGGCCAAATCACCCGCTCCCTCGCCACCCAAATCCACCCCACCGACACCGTCACCTACCGCGGACGCCCGCTCACCCCAGCCCGCCCCATCTACGCCATCCTCCACAAACCCAAAGGCTACACCTGCACCGCCTCCCCACAACACGCCGAAAAAACCATCTACCAACTCCTCCCCCGCCACTGGCCCCGCACCTTCTACGTCGGCCGCCTCGACAAACAAAGCGAAGGCCTCCTCCTCATCACCAACGACGGCGCCTGGGCCCACACCCTCACCCATCCCCGCTACAAAATCCCCAAAATCTACCACGTCACCCTCGACCGCCCCTACGACCCCACTCACACCAAAAAACTCACACACGGATTCCCCATCCCAGGCGGCTACGCCCAATGCCAGCACGTCCAACCCCTCTCCCCACGCACCCTCCGCATCACCCTCACACAAGGCCTCAACCGCCAAATCCGCCACATGCTCTACCGCCTCGGATACGAAGTCGAGCGCCTCATCCGCGTCCAATTCGGCCCCATCACCCTCAAAGGCCTCCCCAAAGGCCACTACCGACTCCTCACCCCAAAAGAAATCCACGCCCTCAGCAAAGCCCCTGAAAAAAAACCCACCAAAAAACTTGACGCCACACCTCCACCCAATAACATCCCATCTCCCCATCCCAAAACAACACCCAACAACTAA